One window of the Candidatus Korarchaeota archaeon NZ13-K genome contains the following:
- a CDS encoding TGS domain-containing protein yields MPTNLPPEAQAKWEEYSKAKTPEEKLQKLREFYSLIPKHKGTEKMEKFIKRRMAELKEEIERKRYAKKSKGVSLMVEKRGAAQMVLVGFTNSGRSTLLARLTNARPEISPKPFTTMRPVEGMMDFRGAQVQVVEAPPLIPEAQGGPTNLAIALAKNSDVLGITVSSVEDPIGSLETIFGFLESREISFERPAGRVRIKRSRAAPALIIINKGRLVDCSEREVRELLLQFGIDRAWVEIEGSVTMDDVEEAIFGEKSYKPAIIFLTKSDMLEDPSVVDEVRRRYESKVIGVVASPTQLPSRDELGEMILRELGLIRVFTKSKNERLPSERAVILPRNSSVIDLAEFIHESFKERFRYAKVWSGRLPYSPMKVGPDFLLEDGDVVEIVVS; encoded by the coding sequence ATGCCCACTAACCTCCCACCCGAAGCCCAGGCCAAGTGGGAGGAGTACTCCAAGGCTAAAACGCCGGAGGAGAAGTTGCAGAAGCTCAGGGAGTTCTACTCGCTGATACCAAAGCACAAGGGAACGGAGAAGATGGAGAAGTTCATCAAGAGGAGGATGGCAGAACTGAAAGAGGAGATAGAGAGGAAGAGATACGCTAAGAAGTCCAAGGGAGTCTCTTTGATGGTTGAGAAGAGGGGGGCAGCCCAGATGGTGCTGGTGGGATTCACTAACTCAGGTAGGAGCACCCTGCTGGCGAGGCTGACGAACGCCAGGCCCGAGATATCCCCAAAACCCTTCACAACGATGAGGCCGGTTGAGGGGATGATGGACTTCCGGGGGGCTCAGGTCCAGGTGGTTGAGGCGCCTCCCCTGATACCGGAGGCGCAGGGCGGTCCCACTAATCTAGCTATTGCTCTGGCGAAGAACTCAGATGTGCTGGGGATAACTGTCAGCTCGGTGGAGGATCCGATCGGATCCCTGGAGACGATATTCGGCTTCTTGGAGTCCAGGGAGATATCCTTCGAGAGGCCGGCCGGTAGGGTCAGGATAAAGAGGAGCAGGGCGGCGCCCGCACTCATAATAATAAACAAGGGGAGGCTGGTTGACTGCTCCGAGAGGGAGGTCAGGGAGTTGCTCCTACAGTTCGGGATAGACAGGGCCTGGGTCGAGATAGAGGGTTCAGTCACGATGGATGATGTTGAGGAGGCGATATTCGGGGAGAAAAGCTACAAACCAGCGATAATATTCCTCACGAAATCCGATATGCTGGAGGATCCTAGCGTAGTCGATGAGGTGAGGAGGAGGTATGAGAGTAAGGTGATCGGGGTCGTGGCATCGCCTACGCAACTCCCGTCGAGGGATGAGCTGGGTGAGATGATACTCAGGGAGCTGGGACTCATAAGGGTGTTCACGAAATCCAAGAACGAGAGACTCCCGTCGGAGAGGGCGGTCATACTCCCAAGGAACTCCAGCGTCATCGATTTGGCGGAGTTCATACATGAATCCTTCAAGGAGAGGTTCAGGTACGCCAAGGTGTGGTCCGGAAGGCTCCCCTACTCGCCCATGAAGGTGGGACCGGATTTCCTGCTCGAGGACGGGGATGTTGTGGAGATAGTGGTGAGCTGA
- a CDS encoding DUF2110 family protein codes for MIELTRDFFIQERLLKGIRADPFLEELGWEIMHRLSGMEIDSLDLDIEEDGWVRVRVSGKDEGIAENLLCRVYGRLKRAADVKTGELFKGFITDLGKYGYGIYFKAFLDKKDGLYPLYEVRRQWVDGRRLPLRRIAKLYGLIDGLSMELSLMKRDEKGIYVSISPRQVQTIRSLVRRGRDILFIVGATPKQVRRALIKTGHSRDVSLTRTSFLSFMLVCKPGTQARGLIPRLGPHLPGAGLSAIHSDELGELRGATF; via the coding sequence ATGATAGAATTGACAAGGGATTTCTTCATCCAGGAAAGGCTCTTGAAAGGAATCAGGGCGGATCCTTTCTTGGAGGAGCTCGGATGGGAGATCATGCACAGGTTGAGCGGTATGGAGATAGACTCACTGGATCTGGACATTGAGGAGGACGGCTGGGTGAGGGTAAGGGTGAGTGGGAAGGATGAGGGGATCGCTGAGAACCTGCTCTGCAGGGTTTACGGGAGGCTGAAGAGGGCCGCTGACGTTAAGACCGGGGAGCTCTTCAAAGGATTCATCACAGATCTCGGGAAATATGGTTATGGAATTTATTTTAAGGCATTTTTAGATAAAAAAGATGGACTCTATCCTCTCTATGAGGTGAGGAGGCAATGGGTGGATGGAAGGAGGCTCCCCCTCAGGAGAATAGCCAAGCTCTACGGCCTGATAGACGGTCTTTCCATGGAGCTATCCCTGATGAAGCGTGATGAGAAGGGGATATACGTCTCGATATCTCCCAGACAGGTTCAAACCATAAGGAGCTTGGTCAGGAGGGGAAGGGACATACTCTTCATAGTTGGAGCGACCCCAAAGCAGGTGAGGAGGGCTCTGATTAAGACGGGGCACTCTAGGGACGTGTCCTTGACTAGAACATCGTTCCTTTCATTCATGCTCGTGTGCAAGCCCGGCACACAGGCGAGGGGTCTCATACCCAGACTGGGGCCCCATCTCCCGGGCGCGGGTCTCTCGGCCATCCACTCGGATGAGCTCGGTGAGCTGCGGGGGGCAACTTTTTAA
- a CDS encoding HIT domain-containing protein, producing the protein MRRLWAVWRMPYIKLLASEGEKECIFCTLPREGRERDRDNLILYRSKFSFIMLNKYPYNPGHLMVAPYRHVANLDELDEEETADIMELLKLSVRVLKRAMSPDGFNIGMNIGKAAGAGFEGHIHIHVVPRWVGDANFMPILGNTKVISEALSNTYDELRRVLDGIEEIQ; encoded by the coding sequence CTGAGGAGACTTTGGGCCGTCTGGAGGATGCCTTACATAAAACTGCTGGCCAGTGAGGGGGAGAAGGAGTGCATCTTCTGCACGCTCCCCAGGGAGGGAAGGGAAAGGGATAGGGACAACCTGATACTCTACAGATCCAAGTTCTCGTTCATCATGCTCAACAAGTACCCCTACAACCCGGGACATCTCATGGTGGCCCCCTACAGGCACGTGGCCAACTTGGATGAGCTTGATGAGGAGGAGACCGCGGATATTATGGAACTCCTTAAGCTCTCGGTGAGGGTGCTTAAGAGGGCGATGAGCCCGGATGGATTCAACATAGGCATGAACATCGGTAAGGCTGCCGGCGCCGGTTTCGAGGGGCATATACACATACACGTCGTCCCTAGGTGGGTTGGGGACGCGAACTTCATGCCAATACTGGGCAATACCAAGGTAATCAGCGAGGCCCTCTCCAACACCTACGATGAGCTAAGGAGGGTGCTGGACGGTATCGAGGAGATCCAGTAA
- a CDS encoding radical SAM protein — translation MREVNMPVEEGGLYHRDPRSFELRAALIYPGPYKVAVSSLGHQMLYFMMNSVDGLMAERFVTDIRGSVESGRPLEDFDVILATLHFEGQYPVILRMLNGIRKPVIIGGPAVSFNPLPMSPLVWAVGMGDAEGLVEEILVMLKEHGPEGVSHPSLFLYERRNRVRLNRSPEIRPLYNQLRVLEGGRVTNKFLLEISRGCNWGCRFCGIGWHWRPRVDMRTAQLIEALDSAQEQGFREVYIIGSDAASSKALKEVLGEAAGRGLRVSLPSLRADQVDRELLDLIRETGERMITLAPETGSDRMKEVINKRMENDDVLRAVEEARDLGFKRVKLYFMVGLPFERESDVIESAELARRVNRMMSCKVSLSLFVPKAGTPFERAPLLGEGEFRRRVSLFKRNFRGELNVSHYGRAYVQAILSLGGFEIGDLLRRAFRRPFNRSVYEGLARELGIDVGKIVYGERETPWWDYVSAGVGRQVMIREFERSRAAGSGT, via the coding sequence ATGCGGGAGGTAAACATGCCCGTTGAGGAGGGCGGGCTTTACCACAGGGATCCCAGATCCTTCGAGCTCAGAGCGGCCCTTATATACCCGGGACCCTACAAGGTGGCAGTCAGCTCGCTCGGTCATCAGATGCTCTACTTCATGATGAACTCCGTGGATGGTCTCATGGCCGAGAGGTTCGTGACGGACATCAGGGGCTCCGTCGAGAGTGGAAGACCTCTGGAGGATTTCGACGTCATATTGGCGACGCTTCACTTCGAGGGTCAGTATCCAGTCATCCTGAGGATGTTGAATGGTATTAGAAAGCCCGTGATCATTGGAGGACCTGCTGTCAGCTTCAATCCGCTCCCCATGAGTCCATTGGTCTGGGCCGTCGGCATGGGGGACGCTGAGGGACTTGTCGAGGAGATCCTAGTTATGCTGAAGGAGCATGGCCCTGAGGGAGTATCCCACCCCTCCCTCTTCCTCTACGAGCGGAGGAATAGGGTGAGGCTCAACAGGTCCCCCGAGATCCGGCCGCTGTACAATCAGCTGAGGGTCTTGGAGGGAGGTCGAGTCACCAACAAGTTCCTCTTGGAGATCTCGAGGGGGTGCAACTGGGGTTGCAGGTTCTGCGGGATAGGATGGCACTGGAGACCCCGCGTGGACATGAGAACAGCTCAGCTCATCGAGGCCCTTGACTCGGCCCAGGAGCAGGGGTTCAGGGAGGTCTACATCATAGGATCAGATGCCGCCTCCTCCAAGGCCCTGAAGGAGGTTCTCGGGGAGGCCGCAGGCAGGGGGCTCAGGGTGAGCCTGCCCTCCCTCAGGGCCGATCAGGTGGATAGGGAGTTGCTTGACCTGATCAGGGAGACCGGGGAGAGGATGATAACCCTGGCTCCCGAGACCGGAAGCGATAGGATGAAGGAGGTCATCAACAAGAGGATGGAAAATGATGATGTGCTGAGGGCCGTGGAGGAAGCGAGGGATCTCGGCTTCAAGCGTGTGAAGCTCTACTTCATGGTAGGCCTCCCCTTCGAGCGTGAGAGCGACGTGATTGAATCAGCTGAACTGGCTAGGAGGGTCAATCGGATGATGAGCTGCAAGGTCTCCCTCAGCCTATTCGTCCCAAAGGCTGGGACGCCCTTCGAGAGGGCTCCCTTGCTCGGGGAGGGGGAGTTCAGGAGGAGGGTTTCCCTATTCAAGAGAAACTTCCGTGGGGAGCTCAATGTCTCGCATTACGGGAGGGCGTACGTTCAGGCCATCCTATCCCTAGGAGGCTTCGAGATAGGAGACCTCCTGAGGAGGGCGTTCAGGAGACCCTTCAATAGGAGCGTGTACGAGGGCCTGGCCAGGGAGCTGGGCATAGATGTTGGTAAAATCGTTTACGGTGAGAGGGAGACACCCTGGTGGGACTACGTGAGCGCTGGAGTGGGGAGGCAGGTGATGATCAGGGAGTTCGAGAGATCGCGCGCCGCGGGCTCGGGGACTTGA
- the nac gene encoding nascent polypeptide-associated complex protein (forms a homodimer; contacts the emerging nascent polypeptide chain on the ribosome; similar to eukaryotic proteins), protein MRRIKPRDLDRMMKSMGIQVESIEAAEVLIKLVSGDSIVIRDPQVSLMRVGGEEIYQVMGRSERLGAAGQPYSPSDEDVSLVASQAGVDPETARRALMETGGDLAEAIIRLKEGRI, encoded by the coding sequence ATGAGGAGGATAAAGCCAAGGGACTTGGATAGGATGATGAAGAGCATGGGGATCCAAGTTGAGAGCATAGAGGCCGCAGAGGTTCTGATAAAGCTCGTTTCAGGGGATTCTATAGTGATAAGGGATCCTCAGGTCTCCCTGATGAGGGTGGGAGGCGAGGAGATATATCAGGTGATGGGAAGGTCCGAGAGGCTGGGCGCCGCGGGGCAGCCTTACTCACCCTCCGATGAGGACGTCAGCCTGGTGGCTTCGCAGGCCGGAGTGGATCCGGAGACCGCGAGGAGGGCCCTCATGGAGACAGGTGGGGATCTGGCGGAGGCCATAATAAGGCTGAAGGAGGGTAGGATTTGA
- a CDS encoding TIGR00270 family protein translates to MVTRELVGLSGELYVCELCGGTFYGKPVVVDLDGYKASLCAGCAKKVRRGKKNEERTPEPQVEVRTARVKQPKGPPKEAPPPRRGRREGEIELVEDYGKRIREARESLGLSIEQVAASLNIKASLLRNIESEKVVPSYELARNIEKLLEVSIVQRSPERVEVTSSAPQLTHRGITLGEIVEVKDKRRKGEDAH, encoded by the coding sequence ATTGTCACCCGGGAGTTGGTGGGTTTGTCAGGGGAGCTCTATGTGTGCGAGCTCTGCGGGGGGACCTTCTACGGGAAGCCCGTCGTGGTCGACTTGGACGGATATAAGGCATCCTTGTGCGCTGGATGCGCGAAGAAGGTGAGGAGGGGTAAGAAGAACGAGGAGAGAACCCCGGAACCTCAGGTGGAGGTGAGGACGGCTCGCGTCAAGCAGCCCAAGGGCCCCCCCAAGGAGGCCCCTCCCCCGAGGAGAGGGAGAAGGGAGGGGGAGATCGAGCTAGTGGAGGATTACGGTAAGAGGATAAGGGAAGCTAGGGAATCGCTGGGACTATCCATAGAGCAGGTCGCCGCCTCCCTTAACATAAAAGCATCCCTCCTCAGGAACATAGAATCCGAAAAAGTAGTCCCGAGCTATGAGCTGGCTAGGAACATAGAGAAACTTCTAGAAGTGTCTATAGTGCAGAGGAGTCCCGAGAGGGTGGAGGTGACCAGCTCAGCGCCGCAGCTGACCCACAGGGGAATCACTCTCGGGGAAATAGTGGAGGTGAAGGATAAGAGGAGGAAGGGAGAGGATGCCCACTAA